TACCCTTTATGGTTGCCGCTTTTTGCCCCGGCCTTGTCACGGGCGGTTCCGGCGGGGACTCGGGCGAATCGGGAGCGCGGCCCGCCATGTTTCACCCCTGTAACGTGGCGCCCGGTCCTCCCGACGCGGGTATGCTCCCCCCGGCAAGGTCAGGAAACGCGGGCGTTTTAAAGACGTTAACCATTGGTTTCTTGACAGAAGCGGGGGCTCTGCCGCCAAAAGGCATCGGACAAAAAGGGGGGCGCTCTATGCGCCGCCCCGTTCGGGACCCCATGGAGGCATGATGACCGAGGCCAAATTCCAACCGACCCCAGCAGCCAAGCTCGGCCGGAGGGAACTGTTGCGCATCGGTCTGGCGACGGCCGCCGCCGGGATGGTGATGGCTCCGGAGGTGTCGGAGGCGGCGCTGCGCGCCCCGCCGCGGCAATTGGTCCTGCTCAACCTCCACACCGGCGAACGGGTGCGCGCGGAGTACTGGTCCAAGGGACGCTACCAGCGCGACGGGCTGCGCGAGATCAACCACCTGCTGCGCGACCATCGCACCGGGGCGGTTCATCCCATCGACCCGAAGCTATTGGACCTGCTGCACGCGCTGACCCGCAAGGTCGGCAGCAAGACGCCGGTTCACATCATCTCCGGTTACCGCTCCCCCGAATCCAACGCGTGGCTGCGTGAACAGGACGGCAGCGGCGTCGCCCAGAACAGCTTCCACATGCAGGGCAAGGCCATCGACCTGCGGGTGCCCGGCCTGCCGTTGCGCACCCTGCAACGCGCGGCGCTCAGCCTGCGCGGGGGCGGGGTGGGCTATTACCC
The window above is part of the Azospirillum sp. TSH58 genome. Proteins encoded here:
- a CDS encoding DUF882 domain-containing protein → MRIGLATAAAGMVMAPEVSEAALRAPPRQLVLLNLHTGERVRAEYWSKGRYQRDGLREINHLLRDHRTGAVHPIDPKLLDLLHALTRKVGSKTPVHIISGYRSPESNAWLREQDGSGVAQNSFHMQGKAIDLRVPGLPLRTLQRAALSLRGGGVGYYPESNFVHVDVGPKRQWAS